In Candidatus Nitronauta litoralis, one DNA window encodes the following:
- a CDS encoding methyltransferase domain-containing protein, translated as MNDRSSANQAATQQGVSRNEVRDFYAKAAVASQESLCCPVKYDTGDLSHIPEEVLSISYGCGSPVSRASITSGETLVDLGSGGGIDCFIAAKVVGAEGRVIGIDMTDEMLDKARHHSKEVASNLGYSNVEFHQGFLEAIPVDDTTANVVTSNCVVNLSTEKQEVFREIKRILKPGGRFVISDIISDQPVPETMRTNKELWGECISGALTLEEFLDYARKAEFHGFRVVKDYLWKEVEGIKFYSYILEGFKPDPLADPSCCKEFFAVYGGPFNKIEVAGQEYQVGVPTEVDDSTGHLLSQPPYRDHFSIIDPDNENFEPEAGDSCCG; from the coding sequence ATGAACGACCGGTCATCTGCAAACCAGGCCGCAACCCAACAAGGTGTTTCTCGCAATGAAGTTCGGGATTTTTATGCAAAAGCGGCTGTCGCCAGCCAGGAAAGCCTGTGCTGTCCGGTCAAATATGACACGGGCGATTTATCCCATATTCCGGAAGAGGTTTTGTCTATTTCCTATGGCTGTGGCAGCCCGGTCAGCCGTGCGTCCATTACATCCGGGGAAACACTGGTCGACCTTGGTTCCGGTGGAGGCATCGACTGTTTCATCGCAGCAAAAGTTGTGGGTGCAGAGGGCCGCGTGATCGGTATTGATATGACCGATGAAATGCTGGACAAAGCGCGTCACCATTCAAAAGAGGTCGCTTCCAACCTGGGGTATTCAAACGTTGAATTTCATCAAGGGTTTCTGGAAGCCATCCCTGTAGATGATACCACTGCCAATGTCGTGACCTCCAACTGCGTGGTCAACCTGTCGACTGAAAAACAAGAGGTCTTTCGCGAAATCAAGAGGATTCTCAAACCCGGCGGTCGTTTCGTCATTTCAGACATCATTTCCGACCAACCTGTGCCAGAAACCATGCGCACCAATAAGGAACTCTGGGGCGAATGTATCTCGGGAGCACTGACACTAGAAGAATTTCTGGACTATGCACGCAAGGCAGAATTCCACGGATTCCGCGTGGTGAAGGACTATCTCTGGAAAGAGGTCGAAGGCATCAAGTTTTACTCCTATATTCTGGAAGGCTTCAAACCAGATCCACTCGCCGACCCTTCATGCTGCAAAGAATTTTTCGCGGTTTACGGTGGCCCATTCAACAAGATAGAAGTCGCCGGACAGGAATACCAGGTAGGTGTTCCCACTGAAGTCGACGACTCAACAGGACACCTTTTGAGTCAACCTCCCTACCGGGACCATTTCAGCATCATCGACCCGGACAACGAAAATTTTGAGCCGGAAGCTGGCGACTCCTGCTGCGGCTGA
- a CDS encoding molybdopterin-dependent oxidoreductase: MTRARFLQIIAGWAFLFAALPFRALAALKLKPVANMAPRFTVPTGDTSPITPTSRFYVEDISGVPDYVKAGAPDWMLQIHGEVERPLSLNLKAIAAKPQVQKIITLSCIGNPVGGHAIGNAKWQGISLRKLLEEVSPSSDADWMIVRGADGYHESIPIKKARHPAALLATHMNGERLTKDHGYPLRLLIPGLYGIKQVKWIQELEFSAGRQPGYWNKKGWTRDARVQIFSRIDWPHQGENLLRGNHNIRGVAFAGDRGIIRVEISFDEGKTWQLATLGKPLSNYSWVFWNASVPLGPGHYSVMVRAADLYSGIQSGYKRDPFPAGVNGFHRIEFKVF; encoded by the coding sequence ATGACTCGCGCCCGGTTCCTGCAGATTATTGCGGGATGGGCGTTTTTATTTGCTGCCCTGCCCTTCCGTGCTCTGGCTGCTTTAAAATTAAAACCGGTGGCCAACATGGCCCCGCGATTCACCGTTCCAACAGGCGATACTTCGCCAATAACTCCCACCTCACGTTTTTATGTTGAAGACATCTCCGGTGTTCCCGACTATGTAAAAGCAGGAGCTCCAGATTGGATGCTCCAGATCCATGGTGAAGTCGAACGGCCTCTTTCTCTGAATCTGAAAGCGATCGCTGCTAAACCACAGGTTCAAAAAATCATCACGCTCTCCTGTATTGGTAACCCGGTAGGGGGCCACGCAATAGGCAACGCCAAATGGCAGGGTATCTCGTTACGCAAACTGCTGGAAGAAGTTAGTCCAAGTAGTGATGCTGACTGGATGATTGTGAGAGGGGCCGATGGTTACCATGAATCAATTCCAATAAAGAAAGCACGCCACCCGGCTGCTTTGCTGGCCACGCATATGAATGGCGAGAGGCTGACGAAGGACCACGGTTATCCGTTGCGGCTACTCATTCCTGGACTTTACGGAATCAAACAGGTCAAGTGGATACAGGAACTGGAATTCTCAGCAGGAAGACAACCTGGATACTGGAATAAAAAGGGGTGGACGCGCGATGCCCGTGTCCAGATTTTTTCCCGTATCGATTGGCCGCACCAGGGCGAGAATCTGTTACGGGGTAACCATAACATTCGTGGTGTTGCTTTTGCTGGAGATCGTGGAATCATCCGGGTCGAAATTTCGTTTGATGAAGGCAAAACCTGGCAACTTGCAACCCTGGGGAAACCCCTTTCAAACTATTCCTGGGTATTCTGGAATGCGTCGGTCCCGCTGGGTCCCGGACATTATTCCGTGATGGTTCGTGCTGCCGATCTTTACAGTGGAATCCAGAGCGGGTACAAACGTGACCCCTTCCCTGCAGGCGTAAACGGTTTCCACCGGATTGAATTCAAGGTTTTCTAA
- a CDS encoding winged helix-turn-helix transcriptional regulator — MSSYTALMTKQPDTGECARILKALGDESRLHIVRHLLQGEKNVSELVDLLAMPQPQVSHHLSILRASGLTGSRREGTRIINFIEPEVRSLLTKESLGLDFGCCSIQFDERGPAS, encoded by the coding sequence TTGAGTTCCTATACTGCACTCATGACCAAACAACCTGACACAGGTGAATGCGCCCGTATTTTGAAAGCACTTGGCGACGAATCCCGACTCCACATAGTTCGTCACTTGTTGCAGGGTGAAAAAAATGTTTCCGAGTTGGTTGATCTCCTGGCCATGCCTCAACCTCAAGTGTCCCACCACTTGTCTATTTTAAGGGCCAGCGGTCTCACAGGGTCTCGCCGCGAAGGCACCAGAATCATTAATTTCATTGAACCCGAAGTACGATCCCTCCTTACAAAAGAATCCCTCGGTCTTGATTTTGGCTGCTGTTCGATTCAGTTCGATGAACGCGGACCCGCTTCCTAG
- the miaA gene encoding tRNA (adenosine(37)-N6)-dimethylallyltransferase MiaA, whose product MNPLIILAGPTATGKSETAVELAETLNTEIISADSMQVYKHFDIGTAKPSAELRARVKHHLIDSLEPHEEFTAHDFKQRAETIIHGLHQKSRIPVLAGGTGLYLKVLMENFECGEAADPELRNRIRKEIKLKGPEAMHAELVKVDPVGAERIKPTDPSRIERALTVFYQTGNPLSQYHEKDSHTFRNYDVHLFVLTMDRTRLYEAVNKRVDQMIKKGWLGEVRDLQDQGIPETCKPFQGIGYAQLNKVIKHQMDLEDAVEDIKRETRRYAKRQITWFKKSPGAQTIEVGPKETPRTLKTQILAKLSGTISAVAALSVLALFLVFPVAKSWAGQMQDAARYLKYKKPKAACEALKPLVSNEANTPQGIRAGFLMGRCLSKQKKYKEATTYFQKSLTALPELEDYTRLELAKINLALGSAKSAFEETSYLLQNFPQSRIIPQAEQLRARALHGLGQTEQAIFFLEEAIARLTGKKAESDFAQFIPELILQAGRLQETEKLPSRAYLNYRKIFVEHPNHESAKVAEKALKRIVRSQALKPPSLTERELNKRVSRLFKSARYKEALRELNAYKNEMGNRKLPVEWYFNMAKAYNGVRKRQLVVSILKEFIKIYPNHGKLQQARFKIGRTLWNLGHDGEAKKYFRKVLETTSKNSWKATSRFYLGRLHENSKQYDPAKKYYSELLAMGGSSSYLEKAAWRLGWIAFRTKNFGEGIKQFQKNIERWPGTIWTAKNLFWLAKLNELSGKKLEALKTFATLLEQFPYTYYGVRAEEKVILLKQELPANTVPRMIKTGFTSPGESPKGLNRSLTEQENFHYTRAITLSEMGLYDEARLEARKAVSTLRKNLSGVLWASDLYIKSRAYPEAMRVLYMYRDYKQPAGEKDLPVAFWKNFFPLAYFDLIKKPAAAYSVDPFFVDGLIRQESLFDDDIVSPAGARGLMQIMPETGRRLYSAGKGDTSYDPETLFDARVNVSLGIKFLGQLTERFGNKGMYLLISYNAGPHVLEKWLKRFAHIRDEDVFIESIPYPETRGYVKRVMRNYGIYRRLYSDAASRQENNRVF is encoded by the coding sequence ATGAATCCTTTAATTATCCTGGCCGGTCCCACCGCTACCGGGAAGAGTGAAACTGCCGTTGAACTGGCAGAAACTCTGAATACGGAAATCATCAGCGCGGATTCGATGCAGGTCTACAAGCATTTTGATATTGGCACCGCCAAACCATCAGCCGAACTGCGCGCACGTGTGAAACACCACCTGATCGACAGCCTGGAACCCCACGAGGAGTTCACAGCCCACGATTTTAAACAACGTGCAGAAACCATAATTCATGGCCTGCATCAAAAGAGCCGTATTCCTGTTCTCGCCGGAGGAACCGGCCTTTACTTAAAGGTACTCATGGAGAATTTTGAGTGTGGTGAAGCGGCTGACCCGGAACTCCGGAACCGGATTCGAAAAGAAATTAAATTGAAAGGTCCGGAGGCGATGCACGCCGAGTTGGTGAAGGTAGATCCCGTCGGCGCTGAAAGAATTAAACCCACCGACCCTTCTCGAATCGAACGAGCGTTGACCGTTTTTTATCAAACCGGGAACCCATTGTCTCAATATCATGAGAAAGACTCCCACACCTTCAGAAACTACGATGTCCATCTCTTTGTCCTGACCATGGACCGCACCCGACTTTATGAAGCAGTCAACAAACGCGTGGACCAGATGATCAAAAAGGGGTGGTTAGGCGAAGTGCGCGATTTGCAGGATCAGGGAATCCCCGAAACATGCAAACCGTTTCAGGGAATCGGTTATGCCCAATTGAACAAGGTCATCAAGCATCAAATGGACCTTGAGGATGCAGTAGAAGATATAAAACGTGAAACCCGACGCTACGCAAAACGACAAATCACCTGGTTTAAAAAAAGCCCGGGAGCACAAACGATTGAAGTCGGCCCAAAAGAAACTCCCCGAACCTTAAAAACCCAGATCCTTGCAAAACTGTCAGGGACCATCAGTGCAGTGGCTGCACTGTCAGTCCTTGCCCTTTTTCTGGTATTTCCAGTTGCGAAATCCTGGGCAGGGCAAATGCAGGACGCGGCCCGTTATCTTAAGTACAAAAAACCCAAAGCTGCTTGCGAAGCTTTGAAGCCCCTGGTTTCTAATGAAGCAAACACCCCTCAGGGTATCCGCGCTGGATTTTTAATGGGGCGCTGCCTTTCCAAACAAAAAAAATACAAAGAAGCCACGACCTATTTTCAAAAATCACTAACTGCTTTGCCAGAACTGGAGGATTACACACGGCTTGAGCTGGCAAAGATCAACCTTGCTTTGGGTTCCGCGAAAAGCGCCTTTGAAGAAACCTCTTATCTGTTACAAAATTTTCCACAGTCGCGGATCATCCCTCAAGCCGAACAATTGCGTGCCCGTGCCCTGCATGGACTTGGCCAGACTGAGCAGGCTATATTTTTTCTGGAAGAGGCCATAGCCCGTTTGACTGGCAAAAAGGCAGAGTCAGATTTTGCCCAGTTTATTCCAGAGCTCATCCTGCAGGCGGGCAGACTCCAGGAAACAGAAAAACTACCCAGTCGTGCCTATCTCAACTATCGCAAAATTTTTGTGGAACACCCCAATCACGAATCAGCAAAAGTTGCAGAGAAAGCTCTCAAGAGGATTGTCAGGAGCCAGGCTCTCAAGCCACCCTCCCTTACAGAGCGAGAGCTAAACAAAAGGGTCTCACGCCTTTTCAAGTCCGCACGATACAAAGAGGCTTTGCGTGAACTGAATGCCTACAAAAATGAAATGGGCAACAGGAAACTTCCCGTTGAATGGTACTTCAATATGGCGAAAGCCTATAACGGAGTCCGAAAGCGCCAGTTGGTAGTTTCTATCTTAAAAGAATTTATCAAAATCTACCCCAACCATGGAAAACTCCAGCAGGCCAGATTCAAAATTGGTCGTACGCTATGGAACCTGGGACACGACGGGGAAGCAAAAAAGTATTTCAGAAAAGTCCTCGAGACTACTTCAAAAAATTCCTGGAAAGCCACGTCGCGTTTTTATCTAGGTCGATTGCACGAAAACAGCAAACAATATGATCCCGCAAAAAAATACTACAGTGAACTGTTGGCCATGGGTGGAAGCAGTTCATACCTTGAAAAAGCCGCATGGCGGCTCGGGTGGATCGCTTTCAGGACAAAAAATTTTGGTGAAGGAATCAAACAGTTTCAGAAAAACATCGAACGCTGGCCGGGCACTATCTGGACTGCAAAAAATCTTTTCTGGCTTGCAAAACTCAACGAGTTATCCGGAAAAAAACTCGAAGCTCTAAAGACTTTTGCCACCCTGCTTGAACAATTTCCATATACTTATTATGGGGTACGCGCTGAGGAGAAGGTGATATTGCTCAAACAGGAACTACCGGCAAATACTGTGCCTCGCATGATCAAAACCGGGTTCACCTCTCCAGGGGAAAGCCCCAAAGGACTAAACCGTTCCTTGACCGAACAGGAAAATTTCCATTACACTCGGGCCATTACCTTATCGGAAATGGGTCTCTACGATGAAGCCCGACTGGAAGCGCGGAAAGCTGTTTCCACCCTGCGTAAAAACCTGTCCGGGGTTTTGTGGGCCTCCGACTTGTATATTAAAAGCCGGGCCTACCCGGAAGCCATGCGGGTTCTTTATATGTACCGCGATTACAAACAACCGGCTGGGGAAAAAGATTTACCCGTCGCATTTTGGAAAAACTTTTTCCCCCTGGCCTATTTCGATCTGATCAAAAAACCTGCAGCCGCCTACTCGGTTGATCCGTTTTTTGTCGATGGGCTTATCCGGCAGGAAAGCCTTTTTGACGACGACATTGTCTCGCCTGCCGGAGCACGCGGGTTGATGCAGATCATGCCTGAAACCGGTAGGCGCCTGTATTCTGCAGGAAAGGGCGATACTTCTTACGACCCGGAAACCCTGTTTGACGCACGGGTCAATGTGAGTCTGGGTATCAAGTTTCTCGGGCAGCTCACAGAACGGTTTGGAAATAAGGGTATGTACCTTCTCATTTCATATAATGCCGGACCGCATGTTTTGGAAAAATGGCTCAAGCGATTTGCTCACATCCGGGACGAAGATGTTTTTATAGAATCTATTCCCTACCCTGAGACTCGAGGTTATGTCAAACGGGTCATGCGCAACTACGGAATTTATAGACGTTTATATTCAGATGCCGCATCCCGTCAGGAAAACAACAGGGTTTTCTAA
- a CDS encoding DUF3179 domain-containing protein, with protein sequence MRGTVVDCILFGTLLSGLDLSSHSIPLAEIKSCGPPGDGIPALTDPAFVSGKTAEEEFSNGADRVLGLHFKGKAKAYPVKTLNWGEVVDDKLTGKNMHIHRSTIRRCYNSGNLRVKTCNTGISHE encoded by the coding sequence ATGCGAGGAACGGTTGTCGATTGTATCTTGTTTGGGACGCTGCTATCCGGGTTGGATTTATCCAGTCACAGTATTCCTCTTGCTGAAATAAAGTCCTGTGGACCTCCCGGGGATGGTATCCCTGCTTTAACTGATCCTGCATTTGTTTCTGGAAAAACTGCAGAGGAGGAGTTTTCGAATGGCGCCGACAGGGTGTTGGGTCTTCACTTTAAAGGAAAGGCCAAGGCTTATCCTGTAAAAACCCTGAATTGGGGTGAAGTGGTTGACGATAAACTGACGGGTAAAAACATGCATATCCATCGCTCCACTATCAGGCGGTGCTATAATTCCGGAAACCTGCGAGTGAAAACTTGCAATACAGGTATAAGCCATGAATAA
- a CDS encoding tetratricopeptide repeat protein translates to MKPTIAQKARTVFAGPEDTWTALGDQLRQKYPELVEQVAKQKSDQVVGRLVDQVCDLFPYNWEDRNAFYEGMILMIRGHNVTALGVFTEICEQDPKAYAAQYFLGYVCGSMGKYKQEVECYRKALRLRPDICQFYFDLACSYEALNNLPKAYEAMKRAVNLEPDFDVLDHWLTFASDNLGRFLDIYGNEEKALAEKARCVSMGYYLVGNALLEVGLNASARQAFKNAVRIEPEFSSAYFQLGVLHLKKLRNKKRASQYLGKAETLFKKKGDVKRARFTQQLLKGNESNEIDESSADAWLQEGLRLHKQGRYQAAVDVYKMAIKFRPDFLDAYYNMGIAYGSLEDQGLDTLDNAIGAFKHSIRLGPEFIHAYIALGAAYLRKGQAGEAVDLLEKATEFAPENPNLFFYLGNAYRSTQRYDDAVRVLEHSARLAPDSVHARFTLGLVLMDSRLYEKAATALKETLRIKPDLADAYLLLGQLNATHLKNPEQARLFLEKGEKLCVKLKDFQKADKIREILSQLDN, encoded by the coding sequence ATGAAACCCACTATAGCTCAAAAAGCAAGAACCGTATTTGCGGGTCCGGAGGATACCTGGACAGCGCTCGGCGACCAGTTGCGGCAGAAATATCCTGAACTCGTTGAACAAGTGGCGAAACAGAAATCTGACCAGGTGGTAGGTCGACTGGTTGATCAGGTGTGCGATCTGTTCCCTTATAACTGGGAGGACCGCAACGCGTTTTATGAAGGTATGATTTTAATGATCCGGGGGCATAATGTGACAGCCTTGGGAGTGTTTACGGAAATTTGCGAGCAGGATCCCAAAGCATACGCCGCACAGTATTTTCTGGGTTACGTGTGTGGAAGCATGGGGAAATATAAGCAGGAAGTGGAATGTTATCGAAAGGCTTTACGCCTGCGTCCTGATATCTGTCAGTTTTATTTTGATCTCGCCTGCTCTTATGAAGCCCTCAATAACTTGCCCAAAGCCTATGAGGCGATGAAGCGTGCGGTAAATCTGGAGCCCGATTTTGATGTACTGGATCACTGGTTGACATTTGCATCGGATAACCTGGGTCGGTTTCTGGACATCTATGGCAACGAAGAAAAAGCGCTGGCTGAAAAAGCCCGGTGTGTTTCCATGGGTTATTACCTGGTGGGTAATGCCTTGCTGGAGGTCGGATTGAATGCTTCGGCACGGCAGGCGTTTAAAAATGCTGTGCGGATTGAACCTGAATTTTCTTCTGCTTATTTTCAGCTCGGAGTCCTCCATCTCAAAAAATTACGAAACAAAAAACGCGCGTCCCAATATCTTGGAAAAGCCGAGACCCTGTTTAAGAAAAAAGGTGACGTAAAAAGAGCCCGTTTTACTCAACAGCTGTTAAAGGGCAACGAATCAAATGAAATTGATGAGTCGTCGGCGGATGCCTGGCTTCAGGAGGGGCTGCGTCTTCACAAGCAGGGGCGCTATCAGGCTGCAGTGGATGTTTACAAGATGGCGATCAAATTTCGCCCTGATTTCCTGGACGCTTATTACAACATGGGGATCGCCTATGGTAGCCTGGAAGATCAGGGACTTGACACACTGGACAATGCAATAGGTGCATTTAAGCATTCTATACGGTTGGGCCCGGAGTTCATCCACGCCTACATTGCCCTGGGAGCGGCCTATCTCAGAAAAGGGCAAGCGGGAGAGGCAGTCGACCTTTTGGAAAAAGCAACAGAGTTTGCCCCTGAAAACCCTAATCTGTTTTTTTATCTGGGAAACGCTTATCGATCCACTCAACGTTATGATGATGCGGTACGGGTGCTCGAACATTCGGCGCGACTGGCTCCAGACTCTGTCCATGCCCGGTTCACCCTTGGTTTGGTGCTGATGGATTCCCGGCTGTATGAAAAGGCTGCGACCGCACTTAAGGAAACCCTGAGGATTAAGCCGGATCTGGCGGATGCTTACCTTTTACTAGGGCAGTTAAACGCAACTCATTTGAAAAATCCCGAACAGGCCCGGTTGTTTTTGGAAAAAGGCGAAAAGCTCTGTGTCAAACTAAAAGACTTTCAAAAAGCAGACAAGATTCGGGAAATTCTTTCTCAGCTTGACAACTGA
- a CDS encoding thiol oxidoreductase-like protein, whose product MLNSRPLVFVLAVLLSCQAGFETEAFAQLTDITQTPNTAGRGIALSLEQQISVGSGNITTPDSSHYQIKRDPARAIRRGRQLFQRKFTRAQGQGPRTSTDGIGDIETIGALGAGLSDSCAACHGLPRGSAGFGGDVVTRPDGRNAPHLFGLGLKEQLADEITRDLRALREQALIDAAASGTPEQIRLKSKGIHYGKLTANPDGTVDTSQVKGINPDLRVRPFFAEGGTVSIREFVVGALSAEMGLQSADPCLKAASAGGMCVTPSGMVLDGALDAIEAPPIADSSVDGDLDGVTHEVDPAVVDYLEFYLLNYFKPGTGETDFDTQAGFELIKKIGCTRCHQQNLKVESDRRVADVETRFNPKKGQWNRLFAKAETRFYKEDDGQPLPLILPDGDAFRVNKIFTDFKRHDLGPNFHELNYDGTIQKEFMTAPLWGVGSTAPYGHDGRSISLKEVILRHGGEAEKSQKNFRHLPRHQQDQILKALRSLILFPPDNTASNLNEGDPTTPGFPQFGQGKIDLSVLFSTPGPE is encoded by the coding sequence ATTCTTAATTCCAGGCCATTGGTTTTTGTATTAGCGGTATTGCTAAGTTGTCAGGCGGGGTTTGAGACAGAAGCCTTTGCTCAATTAACCGACATTACTCAAACACCGAACACCGCAGGCAGGGGAATTGCTTTGTCGCTGGAACAACAGATTAGTGTTGGTTCTGGCAATATTACCACCCCAGACTCCTCCCACTATCAAATCAAACGCGATCCTGCCCGGGCCATCCGGCGAGGGCGCCAGTTGTTTCAGCGAAAGTTTACTCGTGCGCAGGGGCAGGGTCCACGAACTTCAACAGATGGAATAGGAGATATTGAAACAATAGGTGCTCTCGGCGCTGGGTTATCTGATTCCTGTGCCGCTTGTCACGGATTGCCTCGTGGGTCAGCAGGTTTTGGTGGTGATGTTGTGACGCGACCGGATGGGCGCAATGCCCCCCATCTTTTTGGTCTGGGCTTAAAAGAACAATTGGCTGATGAAATAACTCGCGACTTGCGTGCGCTTCGTGAGCAGGCTCTCATCGACGCAGCCGCTTCCGGCACTCCGGAGCAGATCAGGCTTAAAAGCAAGGGTATCCATTACGGAAAGCTTACCGCGAATCCGGATGGCACTGTGGATACAAGCCAGGTGAAGGGGATTAATCCTGACCTTCGAGTTCGGCCTTTCTTTGCCGAGGGAGGGACTGTCTCTATTCGCGAATTTGTTGTTGGAGCATTAAGTGCCGAAATGGGTTTGCAGTCTGCCGACCCCTGTCTGAAAGCCGCCTCAGCAGGTGGGATGTGTGTTACTCCTTCCGGGATGGTTCTTGATGGAGCTCTGGACGCAATTGAAGCGCCGCCAATTGCAGACTCCTCAGTGGACGGCGACCTGGATGGGGTCACCCATGAAGTGGATCCTGCGGTGGTGGATTATCTTGAATTTTATCTATTGAATTATTTCAAGCCAGGTACGGGTGAAACCGATTTTGACACGCAGGCAGGATTTGAACTGATTAAAAAGATCGGTTGCACCCGCTGCCACCAACAAAACCTGAAGGTCGAATCTGACCGGCGAGTGGCCGATGTTGAAACCCGATTCAACCCGAAAAAAGGCCAATGGAATCGACTGTTCGCGAAAGCTGAAACGCGGTTCTACAAGGAAGATGATGGACAACCGCTTCCATTAATTTTACCTGACGGCGATGCTTTCCGCGTTAATAAAATTTTCACCGATTTCAAACGACACGACCTGGGACCAAATTTTCATGAATTGAATTATGACGGGACCATCCAGAAAGAATTTATGACAGCCCCACTTTGGGGAGTAGGGTCTACCGCTCCCTATGGCCACGATGGACGCAGTATATCTTTGAAAGAGGTGATTTTGCGTCATGGCGGTGAAGCTGAAAAATCCCAGAAAAATTTTCGACACCTCCCAAGGCATCAACAGGATCAGATTCTTAAAGCTCTCCGTAGTCTTATTCTGTTCCCACCGGATAACACCGCGTCGAATCTAAACGAGGGTGATCCCACCACCCCCGGGTTTCCCCAGTTTGGTCAGGGGAAAATCGACCTGAGCGTGTTGTTTTCCACCCCGGGTCCGGAGTAG
- a CDS encoding sigma-70 family RNA polymerase sigma factor has translation MSESLNSEEWVDRYGDMLYRFALVRVKDQDVAEELVQTALMAALQSSKSFQGRSTEKSWLFGILKHKILDHFRHVKKQRTFELTSDDDSDPYEDAYDETGHWIHPPRKWALEPEKAAENTELAQALAKCMNRLNEKFRAIFVMKEVEGLDSAEICKEFDIQPTNLWVILHRARNQLKKCLENHHNLDQK, from the coding sequence ATGAGCGAATCCCTGAACAGTGAGGAATGGGTTGATCGCTACGGCGACATGTTGTACCGGTTCGCACTGGTCCGGGTCAAAGATCAGGATGTCGCTGAAGAACTGGTCCAGACAGCCCTGATGGCAGCGCTTCAATCAAGCAAATCCTTTCAGGGCCGATCGACCGAGAAAAGCTGGCTCTTTGGCATCCTGAAACATAAAATCCTGGACCATTTCCGGCACGTCAAAAAACAAAGGACTTTTGAATTAACATCCGACGACGATTCGGACCCATACGAAGATGCCTATGATGAAACCGGACACTGGATTCACCCTCCACGGAAATGGGCACTCGAACCTGAAAAAGCAGCAGAGAACACGGAATTGGCGCAAGCGTTGGCCAAATGTATGAATAGATTGAATGAGAAATTTAGGGCTATTTTTGTTATGAAAGAGGTCGAAGGGTTGGATTCTGCTGAAATTTGTAAGGAATTTGATATACAACCGACAAATTTATGGGTAATACTGCATCGTGCAAGAAACCAACTAAAGAAATGTCTTGAGAATCACCACAATCTGGATCAGAAATGA
- a CDS encoding TVP38/TMEM64 family protein, translated as MNKKLILLGIFALGVAAFFIFDLGRFLSLESLKTHRDDLQAYYELNPVLMILGFIGVYIATTALSLPGATLLTLLGGALFGAVKGTFIVNVGATCGATLAFFAARFLLKDWVQSKFSKRLNAFQAGFEQNAFNYMLFLRLVPLFPFFLVNLASGITRIPARTFFLGTMIGTLPGTFVYANAGSNLASINSLKDIASPQVLGAFILLGLFALVPTLYQKLKQRKRQSFPA; from the coding sequence ATGAATAAGAAATTAATACTGCTTGGTATTTTTGCGCTGGGTGTTGCGGCGTTTTTCATTTTCGACCTCGGTCGATTCCTTTCATTGGAAAGTCTGAAAACCCACCGCGATGATCTTCAGGCTTATTACGAATTGAATCCAGTGTTAATGATTCTTGGATTTATCGGTGTTTATATAGCGACCACTGCCTTGTCATTGCCAGGTGCAACCTTGCTGACATTGCTCGGTGGCGCTTTGTTTGGCGCGGTCAAGGGAACTTTCATCGTAAATGTGGGAGCTACGTGCGGTGCAACGCTGGCATTTTTTGCGGCAAGGTTTTTGTTAAAGGATTGGGTCCAATCGAAGTTTAGTAAACGACTCAATGCGTTTCAGGCGGGTTTCGAACAAAATGCCTTCAACTATATGTTGTTCCTGAGACTGGTCCCGTTATTTCCTTTTTTCCTCGTCAACCTTGCATCCGGGATAACCCGTATCCCTGCGCGTACTTTTTTCCTTGGAACCATGATTGGCACGCTTCCGGGGACATTTGTTTATGCCAATGCAGGTAGCAACCTGGCTTCCATCAACTCACTGAAAGATATTGCATCGCCTCAGGTTCTGGGGGCTTTCATTCTTCTTGGGTTGTTTGCCCTGGTGCCGACTCTTTATCAAAAACTCAAGCAGCGAAAAAGACAATCTTTTCCTGCCTGA